The following proteins come from a genomic window of Sphingosinicella flava:
- the hisD gene encoding histidinol dehydrogenase gives MKRLVWTDLSAEARRDALSRPAQRSDPALQAAVRAIVDDVRARGWQGLAEQALRIDGAEPRPVAVAAAAGEARRRLDPGQRDAIALAARNIEAFHAGSLPAEHAVETMPGLTVRKVWRPIERVGLYVPGGRTPLFSTLLMLAIPARAAGVREIVAVTPPRPDGSLDPLIALAAEYAGIESIWTVGGAQAIAALAFGAGGIPRVAKICGPGNGWVAEAKTYAASLPGGPAIDMPAGPSELLVIADDSADPRLVIADLLSQAEHDPSAQVILVTPSEPLARAVERDIGAAAASLPRAAITAASLANARIIVTPDLDTAVAVANLYAPEHLSLAVDDPGALIPGIVNAGAIFAGHGAAETFGDYLAGSSHVLPTDGAARAWSGVSVHSFLKAMTVQDVAPEAARALAAPAAALARLEGLEAHARAADLRGEMAA, from the coding sequence GTGAAGAGGCTGGTTTGGACCGACCTTAGCGCCGAGGCGCGGCGCGATGCGCTGTCCCGGCCCGCGCAACGGAGCGATCCCGCGTTGCAGGCGGCGGTTCGCGCCATCGTCGACGACGTGCGCGCGCGGGGCTGGCAGGGTTTGGCCGAACAGGCGTTGCGGATCGACGGCGCCGAACCCCGGCCGGTTGCGGTCGCGGCTGCCGCCGGGGAAGCGCGGCGCAGGCTCGACCCCGGGCAGCGCGACGCCATCGCCCTTGCCGCGCGCAATATCGAAGCATTTCACGCGGGCAGCCTTCCCGCCGAACATGCCGTGGAAACGATGCCCGGGCTGACGGTGCGCAAAGTCTGGCGGCCGATCGAGCGCGTCGGCCTCTACGTGCCCGGCGGGCGGACGCCGCTCTTTTCCACGCTCTTGATGCTGGCGATCCCGGCGCGCGCGGCCGGCGTGCGGGAGATCGTCGCAGTCACGCCGCCGCGCCCCGACGGCAGCCTCGATCCGCTCATCGCCCTCGCCGCCGAATATGCCGGGATCGAGTCGATCTGGACGGTCGGCGGTGCGCAGGCGATCGCCGCGCTGGCGTTCGGCGCGGGGGGCATTCCGCGCGTTGCGAAGATTTGCGGACCGGGCAATGGCTGGGTCGCCGAAGCCAAGACCTATGCCGCCTCCTTGCCGGGCGGCCCGGCCATTGACATGCCCGCGGGGCCGAGCGAGCTTCTCGTCATCGCCGACGACAGCGCCGATCCTAGGCTGGTCATCGCCGACCTGTTGAGCCAGGCCGAGCACGATCCATCCGCCCAGGTGATCCTGGTGACGCCGTCGGAGCCGCTGGCGCGCGCGGTCGAGCGCGACATCGGCGCGGCGGCCGCTTCCCTTCCGCGCGCCGCCATCACGGCGGCGTCCCTCGCGAATGCGCGCATCATCGTGACGCCGGACCTCGACACCGCGGTGGCGGTCGCCAACCTCTATGCGCCCGAGCATCTCTCGCTCGCCGTCGACGACCCGGGCGCGCTGATCCCCGGGATTGTCAATGCCGGGGCGATCTTTGCCGGGCATGGCGCGGCCGAGACGTTCGGCGACTATCTGGCGGGGTCGAGCCATGTGCTTCCGACCGACGGCGCGGCGCGGGCGTGGAGCGGCGTGTCGGTTCATTCCTTCCTGAAGGCGATGACGGTCCAGGACGTCGCGCCGGAGGCGGCCCGCGCCCTCGCCGCGCCCGCCGCTGCTTTGGCGCGGCTCGAGGGGCTGGAGGCCCATGCCCGCGCCGCCGACTTGCGCGGGGAGATGGCGGCATGA
- the hisC gene encoding histidinol-phosphate transaminase produces the protein MTGLPTRLARPEILRLPPADIAAGANALFAADAIKLDANESPFAPLVPGALAAGLNRYPEPQPAALRGTMAALYGVAPDNLVVTRGADDAIDILIRTFCGAGDAVSICTPTFSAYAQFARLQGARVLEIKLDENFDFDAGAFIAAVSGEENLKLAFLCTPNNPTGNLVPARDILRAADALPGTILVVDEAYIEFSEAASLAGEAAGRDNLVVLRTLSKAYGLAGARVGCAIGTPELIGLVSRALPPYPLPVPSIDAALAALSPSRRPVQDERIARLKADRERLAGLLPSSPIVTNVRTGGGNFLFLEVEDPDGLAAKLRGLGIRVRFRPNAAPGGVRLTIGTDAENEAALAAFGVSRANGAARRADVVRDTKETRIAVAVDLDKEGPRRIATGIPFYDHMLDQVAAHGGFSLVLSCQGDLEIDAHHSVEDCAIALGTALSQALGDRRGIGRFGFSLPMDEAEAHVLIDLSGRPYALFEGRFEASQIGDYPTEMTRHVFRSLADGLGAAIHVRVAGDNDHHKTEACFKAFGRALRQAIARQGDALPSTKGML, from the coding sequence ATGACCGGCCTTCCCACGCGGCTCGCCCGCCCCGAAATCCTCCGCTTGCCGCCCGCCGACATCGCGGCGGGTGCGAATGCGCTGTTCGCGGCGGACGCGATCAAGCTCGACGCCAATGAAAGCCCCTTTGCGCCCCTTGTGCCGGGGGCGCTCGCCGCCGGTCTCAACCGCTATCCCGAGCCGCAGCCCGCCGCGCTGCGCGGGACGATGGCGGCGCTCTACGGCGTGGCCCCGGACAATCTGGTCGTGACGCGGGGCGCGGACGACGCGATCGACATCCTGATCCGCACCTTCTGCGGGGCGGGCGACGCGGTGTCGATCTGCACGCCGACCTTTTCCGCCTACGCGCAATTCGCGCGGCTGCAGGGCGCTCGCGTCCTGGAAATAAAGCTGGACGAAAATTTCGATTTCGATGCGGGGGCGTTCATCGCCGCCGTGTCGGGCGAGGAGAATCTGAAGCTCGCCTTCCTCTGCACGCCGAACAATCCGACCGGCAACCTTGTGCCCGCGCGGGACATTCTCCGCGCCGCCGACGCCCTGCCCGGCACCATCCTGGTCGTGGACGAGGCCTATATCGAATTTTCCGAGGCCGCGAGCCTCGCCGGGGAAGCCGCCGGGCGCGACAATCTCGTCGTCCTGCGCACGCTTTCCAAGGCATACGGCCTTGCCGGCGCGCGTGTCGGCTGCGCGATCGGCACCCCGGAATTGATCGGCCTCGTCAGCCGCGCGCTTCCGCCCTATCCGCTGCCGGTGCCGTCAATCGACGCGGCGCTCGCCGCCCTCTCCCCCTCGCGCCGCCCGGTGCAGGACGAGCGGATCGCGCGGCTGAAGGCGGACCGGGAGCGGCTTGCGGGGCTGCTCCCATCGTCGCCGATCGTGACGAACGTCCGCACCGGCGGCGGCAATTTCCTGTTCCTCGAAGTGGAGGATCCGGACGGACTGGCGGCCAAGCTGCGCGGATTGGGCATCCGCGTCCGCTTCCGTCCCAATGCGGCGCCCGGCGGCGTGCGGCTGACGATCGGCACGGACGCGGAGAACGAAGCCGCGCTCGCGGCCTTCGGCGTTTCGCGCGCGAACGGCGCGGCACGCCGGGCGGACGTGGTGCGCGACACCAAGGAAACGCGGATCGCCGTCGCCGTCGATCTCGACAAGGAGGGTCCGCGCCGGATCGCCACCGGGATTCCGTTTTACGATCACATGCTCGACCAAGTCGCGGCCCATGGCGGCTTCTCTCTCGTCCTTTCCTGCCAGGGCGACCTGGAGATCGACGCGCATCACAGCGTGGAGGATTGCGCCATCGCGCTCGGCACCGCTTTGTCGCAGGCATTGGGCGACCGGCGCGGCATCGGCCGCTTCGGCTTTTCGCTGCCGATGGACGAAGCCGAAGCCCATGTTCTGATCGACCTGTCGGGCCGCCCCTATGCCCTGTTCGAGGGCCGTTTCGAGGCCAGCCAGATCGGCGATTATCCGACCGAAATGACCCGGCACGTCTTCCGGTCGCTGGCCGACGGTCTGGGGGCGGCGATCCATGTCCGCGTCGCGGGCGACAACGATCATCACAAGACCGAAGCCTGTTTCAAGGCATTCGGCCGCGCGCTTCGCCAGGCGATCGCCCGGCAGGGAGACGCCCTGCCCAGCACGAAGGGGATGCTGTGA
- the hisH gene encoding imidazole glycerol phosphate synthase subunit HisH → MKLAIVDIGCGNIGAISIAFERLGLDPIVSSDAATIQSADRVILPGVGAAGHAMEQIRWRGLFFVLRGLKQPVLGICLGMQLMFEASEEAGVHCLGIIPGRVTKLEPAPGRPVPHMGWSRLDVSDPGTGLKTGDYVYFAHSYACTDGPHSVATAVHGRAIPAAVRKDNFVGAQFHPERSGDAGARFLKAFLDP, encoded by the coding sequence GTGAAGCTCGCCATCGTCGACATCGGCTGCGGCAATATCGGCGCCATCAGCATCGCCTTCGAACGGCTGGGCCTCGATCCCATCGTCAGCAGCGACGCCGCGACCATCCAGTCGGCGGACCGGGTGATCCTGCCCGGCGTCGGCGCGGCGGGCCATGCGATGGAGCAGATACGCTGGCGCGGCCTGTTCTTCGTGCTGCGCGGGTTGAAGCAGCCGGTGCTCGGCATCTGCCTTGGCATGCAGCTCATGTTCGAAGCGTCCGAGGAAGCGGGGGTCCATTGCCTGGGCATCATCCCCGGGCGGGTGACGAAGCTGGAGCCCGCGCCCGGCCGCCCCGTCCCGCACATGGGGTGGAGCCGCCTCGACGTGTCGGATCCCGGCACCGGCCTCAAAACCGGCGATTATGTTTATTTCGCACACAGTTATGCCTGCACCGACGGACCCCACAGCGTCGCGACCGCCGTCCACGGGCGGGCCATCCCGGCGGCGGTGCGCAAGGACAATTTCGTGGGCGCGCAATTCCATCCGGAGCGCAGCGGCGACGCGGGCGCCCGTTTCCTGAAGGCATTTCTCGACCCATGA